A window from Flavobacterium sp. 83 encodes these proteins:
- a CDS encoding efflux RND transporter permease subunit — protein sequence MQEGISGKIAHFFINSKLTILLMVALMIIGVYSSFLIPREEEPQINVPMADVMVGYPGASPTEVESRVAKPLEKIISNIKGVEHVHTMAMNGQAMLIVQFYVGQDVERSYVKLYDELAKHEDMFPKGVYKPMVKTRSIDDVPMLGITLWSEKQDDFQLRQIAEEVTSEIEKVKDVAITKEIGGSNRELKVILDKDKMAENGVDALGIMQMIQANNGSSQSGSFVQNDQEYLVTTGQFLSNSEDVENLVVGVNKNRPVYLKQVAKVQDGPATARSYVSFGYGKANEKFKTAKSEYPAVTISIGKVKGADAMKISEKILEKVAHLKQTILTDDVHVEVTRNYGETASDKVGELLLHLGIAIIAVTVLVMLAMGWRGGLVVFFSVPLTFALTLFAYYLLGYTLNRITLFALVFVVGIVVDDSIIIAENMHRHFKMKRLPFKQAAIYAINEVGNPTILATFTVIAAILPMAFVSGMMGPYMSPMPIGASIAMILSLFVALTVTPYLGYHLLQETHKKESSSSNKIKKWVPDNQNLNNISEEKDEQQHKEAEGMETSRIYKLYNKLERPFLESSMKRRVLLAVTVLLLFGSVLMFFTKSVVVKMLPFDNKNEFQVVIDMPEGTTLERTSAVTKEIAQYLSTKPEVVNYQNYIGTSAPITFNGLVRHYDLRGGSNMADIQVNLLHKEDRDLQSHEIAKAMRPEIQKIAKKYGANVKLIEVPPGPPVLSTLVAEIYGPNYKDQIKVANQVKTILQNTSDIVDIDWMVEDNQTEYKLEVDKEKAMLNGIAPQQVVGNLTYLLKEYPVSNLYDENSNDNVGIVLSLDDKDKTSLQDIQSLKIKGSQGNMIPVRDLVKVKTDTLQKTIYRKDQKRVVYVTADMAGALESPVYAILGMNEKLAKIKLPKGYKVNELYMEQPTDESDFTVKWDGEWQITLEVFRDLGVAFMVVIVIIYMLIVGWFQNFKTPMVMMLAIPLSLIGIVLGHWLLNAYFTATSFIGMIALAGVMVRNSVLLIDFIEIRLNDGVPLKRAIIEAGAVRTTPILLTTGAVVIGASIILFDPIFQGLAISLVFGAIISTILTLIVVPLIYYITERKKWESSSNETDEKNTNS from the coding sequence ATGCAAGAAGGTATATCAGGTAAAATAGCCCATTTTTTCATCAACTCGAAACTAACTATTTTGTTGATGGTGGCTTTGATGATTATTGGCGTGTACAGTTCGTTTTTGATTCCAAGGGAAGAAGAACCGCAGATTAATGTGCCAATGGCCGACGTGATGGTGGGTTATCCGGGAGCGAGTCCTACGGAAGTGGAAAGTCGTGTGGCAAAACCATTGGAGAAAATTATTTCGAATATCAAAGGTGTTGAGCATGTACATACGATGGCGATGAACGGTCAAGCCATGTTGATTGTACAGTTTTATGTAGGTCAGGATGTGGAGCGTTCCTATGTGAAATTGTATGACGAATTGGCGAAACACGAAGATATGTTTCCGAAAGGCGTTTACAAGCCTATGGTAAAAACACGTTCTATTGATGATGTTCCTATGTTAGGAATCACGCTTTGGAGCGAAAAACAAGATGATTTTCAGTTGCGCCAAATTGCCGAAGAAGTGACTTCGGAAATTGAGAAAGTAAAAGATGTAGCGATTACCAAAGAAATTGGTGGCAGCAATCGCGAATTGAAAGTGATTCTCGATAAAGATAAAATGGCCGAAAATGGTGTCGATGCTTTGGGCATTATGCAAATGATTCAGGCCAATAACGGAAGTTCACAATCGGGCAGTTTTGTACAAAATGACCAAGAATATCTAGTTACAACCGGACAGTTTTTATCAAATTCAGAAGATGTAGAAAACTTAGTGGTTGGCGTGAATAAAAACAGGCCGGTTTATTTGAAGCAAGTGGCAAAAGTACAAGACGGACCTGCCACTGCTAGAAGTTATGTATCTTTTGGATATGGCAAAGCCAATGAAAAATTTAAAACTGCCAAATCAGAATATCCTGCCGTTACAATTTCAATCGGGAAAGTAAAAGGAGCCGATGCGATGAAGATTTCCGAAAAGATTTTGGAAAAAGTGGCCCATTTAAAACAAACTATACTTACTGATGATGTTCATGTAGAAGTAACCCGAAACTATGGAGAAACCGCTTCTGACAAAGTAGGGGAATTATTGTTACACCTTGGAATTGCCATTATTGCCGTAACCGTTTTAGTAATGCTAGCCATGGGATGGCGCGGTGGATTGGTGGTATTCTTTTCGGTGCCTTTAACCTTTGCTTTGACCTTATTTGCTTATTATTTATTAGGCTATACCTTGAATAGAATTACGCTTTTTGCCCTGGTTTTTGTAGTGGGAATTGTAGTAGACGACAGTATTATCATTGCCGAAAACATGCACCGACACTTCAAGATGAAGCGACTGCCTTTTAAACAAGCGGCGATTTATGCAATAAACGAAGTAGGAAATCCAACGATTTTAGCAACGTTTACGGTTATTGCAGCGATTTTACCAATGGCTTTCGTATCCGGAATGATGGGACCCTATATGAGTCCTATGCCAATTGGCGCTTCAATTGCGATGATACTCTCTTTGTTTGTGGCTTTAACGGTAACACCGTATTTGGGGTATCATTTGCTTCAAGAAACCCACAAAAAAGAAAGTTCTTCTTCAAATAAAATAAAAAAGTGGGTTCCTGACAACCAAAATTTAAATAACATTTCGGAAGAAAAAGACGAGCAACAGCATAAAGAAGCAGAAGGAATGGAAACCAGTCGCATTTATAAATTATACAACAAACTGGAACGACCATTCTTAGAAAGCAGTATGAAAAGAAGAGTCTTGCTTGCTGTTACGGTACTCTTATTATTTGGCTCTGTTCTAATGTTTTTCACTAAATCAGTAGTCGTAAAAATGCTTCCTTTTGATAACAAAAACGAATTTCAAGTCGTAATTGATATGCCAGAAGGAACGACTCTGGAAAGAACTTCGGCGGTTACTAAGGAAATTGCACAGTATTTATCAACAAAACCAGAAGTAGTAAATTACCAAAATTATATTGGCACCTCTGCTCCTATTACGTTTAACGGATTGGTGCGTCATTATGATTTGCGTGGCGGTAGCAATATGGCGGACATTCAGGTGAATTTATTGCATAAAGAAGACCGCGATTTACAAAGTCATGAAATTGCCAAAGCAATGCGCCCTGAAATTCAGAAAATTGCCAAGAAATATGGTGCGAATGTAAAATTGATTGAAGTGCCGCCAGGACCACCGGTTTTATCGACTTTGGTTGCTGAAATTTATGGTCCAAATTACAAAGACCAAATAAAAGTAGCTAATCAAGTAAAAACGATTCTGCAAAACACTTCGGATATTGTGGATATCGATTGGATGGTTGAAGATAATCAAACGGAATACAAACTGGAGGTAGATAAAGAAAAAGCGATGCTGAATGGTATTGCACCACAACAAGTAGTTGGGAATTTGACGTATTTGTTGAAAGAATATCCGGTTTCGAACTTGTATGATGAAAATTCTAATGACAATGTGGGCATCGTTCTTTCGCTTGACGACAAAGATAAAACGAGTTTGCAGGACATTCAAAGCCTAAAAATTAAAGGAAGTCAAGGCAATATGATTCCGGTGCGTGATCTAGTAAAAGTAAAAACAGATACGTTACAAAAAACTATTTACAGAAAAGACCAGAAACGAGTTGTTTATGTAACGGCTGATATGGCTGGAGCATTAGAAAGTCCTGTATATGCTATTTTAGGAATGAATGAAAAATTAGCTAAAATAAAACTACCAAAAGGATACAAAGTTAATGAATTGTATATGGAACAACCTACGGATGAAAGTGATTTCACCGTAAAATGGGATGGAGAATGGCAAATTACATTAGAAGTATTTCGTGATTTAGGCGTAGCGTTCATGGTGGTTATTGTTATCATTTATATGTTGATTGTGGGCTGGTTCCAAAACTTTAAGACACCAATGGTGATGATGCTTGCAATTCCGCTATCCTTAATTGGAATTGTATTGGGACACTGGCTGTTGAATGCTTATTTCACAGCAACCTCTTTTATTGGTATGATTGCTTTAGCAGGTGTAATGGTTCGAAACTCAGTTTTACTGATTGACTTTATCGAAATTCGATTGAATGACGGTGTGCCGTTGAAACGCGCCATTATTGAAGCTGGTGCAGTGCGTACAACTCCTATTTTATTGACAACGGGAGCTGTTGTTATTGGAGCATCGATTATTTTGTTTGATCCAATTTTTCAAGGATTAGCAATATCACTGGTTTTTGGAGCAATCATTTCTACTATTCTAACCTTGATTGTTGTGCCTTTGATTTATTACATCACGGAGAGAAAAAAATGGGAATCATCCTCAAATGAAACTGATGAAAAAAATACTAATTCCTAA
- a CDS encoding DUF2892 domain-containing protein has translation MKNRIVKGIAGTFILISLLLSIYINQNWLWFTVFVGANLLQSSITKWCLMEDILTKLGVKD, from the coding sequence ATGAAAAATAGAATCGTAAAAGGTATTGCTGGAACTTTCATACTCATTAGTTTACTTTTATCCATTTATATTAATCAAAATTGGTTGTGGTTTACTGTATTTGTGGGAGCCAATTTATTACAATCATCCATAACCAAATGGTGTTTAATGGAAGATATCCTGACTAAACTTGGAGTAAAAGATTAA
- a CDS encoding MarR family winged helix-turn-helix transcriptional regulator codes for MKIEDEIKSTVALNISKKITLNILYTQNVITDNFNEILKPYDISGEQYNVLRILRGQKGNPANMCLIQDRMLAKTSNTTRLVDKLLLKDFVTRNVCPENRRKIEVLITQKGLDILAELDPKVIEHEELFSKKLNTEELEKLNYLLEKYRN; via the coding sequence ATGAAAATTGAAGATGAAATAAAAAGTACCGTGGCATTGAACATTTCAAAAAAAATCACATTGAACATTTTATATACTCAAAATGTTATCACAGATAATTTCAATGAAATATTGAAACCGTATGACATATCTGGAGAACAATACAATGTATTACGAATATTAAGGGGCCAAAAAGGAAATCCGGCAAATATGTGCTTAATACAGGACCGTATGTTGGCCAAAACCAGCAACACCACTCGACTTGTAGATAAATTATTATTGAAAGATTTTGTCACTAGAAATGTATGTCCTGAAAACCGAAGAAAAATTGAAGTTTTAATTACTCAAAAAGGATTAGACATTTTAGCAGAATTAGATCCTAAAGTAATTGAACACGAAGAATTATTTTCGAAAAAATTAAATACCGAAGAATTAGAAAAATTAAATTATTTATTAGAAAAATACAGAAATTAA
- a CDS encoding NAD(P)H-dependent oxidoreductase, which produces MNTFLENQNWRYATKKFDASKKITTEDLNTLKEAIRLSSSSYGLQPYKVIIVENPELRAKIQPAAWGQAQIVDASHLIIFANETNVNDTTIDSYLKNISETRNTPIEALSGYGDFMKSKISTLPEDVKNIWTAKQTYLALGNLLNAAAELKIDATPMEGFVPAQVNEILGLDKLGLNATLIATLGYRHDDDTTQHYTKVRKSNEDLFITL; this is translated from the coding sequence ATGAATACTTTTTTAGAAAATCAAAACTGGAGATACGCAACAAAAAAATTTGATGCTTCCAAAAAAATAACAACTGAAGATTTAAATACTTTAAAAGAAGCCATTCGTTTGAGTTCCTCTTCTTATGGATTACAACCTTACAAAGTTATCATTGTAGAAAATCCAGAATTAAGAGCAAAAATTCAACCAGCTGCTTGGGGACAAGCTCAAATTGTTGACGCTTCACACTTAATCATTTTTGCTAATGAAACTAATGTTAACGATACAACAATTGATAGCTATTTAAAAAACATCAGTGAAACCAGAAATACTCCAATAGAAGCTTTATCTGGTTATGGCGATTTTATGAAATCTAAAATTTCTACTTTACCGGAAGACGTAAAAAACATTTGGACAGCAAAACAAACTTATTTAGCCTTAGGAAATTTATTAAACGCTGCTGCTGAACTAAAAATTGATGCAACTCCTATGGAAGGATTTGTTCCTGCGCAGGTAAATGAAATATTAGGTTTAGACAAATTAGGCCTAAATGCAACGCTAATTGCAACGTTAGGATACAGACATGATGATGACACAACCCAACATTATACAAAAGTTAGAAAATCTAACGAAGACTTATTTATTACATTATAA
- a CDS encoding YceI family protein, whose protein sequence is MKNLKSIALALVVVLSTLSVTAQTKKVDATNSSINWHATKVTGQHVGTVNIKSGTLVFKGKKLAGGTFVVDMTSLTATDLTGEYLGKLNGHLKSEDFFGTEKFPTATLVFKKIGVKAPNVYTVTGDLTIKGITNPITFDLATTKNTAATTFKVDRTKYDIKYNSASIFSSIGDKAISDDFELTVALKF, encoded by the coding sequence ATGAAAAATTTAAAATCAATTGCATTAGCATTAGTAGTAGTTTTATCTACATTATCAGTAACAGCACAAACTAAAAAAGTAGATGCGACAAACAGTTCAATCAACTGGCATGCAACAAAAGTTACAGGACAACACGTAGGAACTGTAAACATTAAATCAGGTACATTAGTTTTCAAAGGAAAAAAATTAGCAGGAGGAACTTTTGTTGTTGATATGACTTCATTAACAGCTACAGACCTTACAGGTGAATACTTAGGAAAATTGAACGGTCACTTGAAATCAGAAGATTTCTTTGGAACTGAAAAATTCCCAACTGCAACATTAGTATTCAAAAAAATAGGAGTAAAAGCTCCAAATGTTTACACTGTAACAGGTGATTTAACAATAAAAGGAATAACAAATCCTATCACTTTTGATCTTGCAACAACAAAAAATACTGCTGCAACTACATTTAAAGTAGACAGAACAAAATACGATATCAAATACAACTCTGCAAGTATCTTCAGTAGCATTGGAGACAAAGCAATTTCTGATGATTTTGAATTAACAGTAGCTTTGAAATTCTAA